From a region of the Rhodococcus sp. 4CII genome:
- a CDS encoding thiolase domain-containing protein yields MTDIAVVGFAHAPHVRETTGTTNGVEMLVPCFQQLYEELGITKSDIGFWCSGSSDYLAGRSFSFISAVDSIGAVPPINESHVEMDAAWAFYEAWVKIMTGEVDTALVYGFGKSSAGNLRKVLSMQLDPYLVAPLALDSVSLAGLQARLGLDAGKWTSEEMAAVAARSRAAAESNPNTQLSGHVDINALLASPFVADPLRAHDCAPITDGAAAVVLAAGDRARELCERPAWITGVDHRIDSPNFGARDLTVSPSTTASARAATGGDVGGIDVAELHGPFTHQELILREAIGLSDATTINPSGGPLSGNPMFSAGLERIGYAAKAIMDGNAGRTLAHATSGAVLQQNLVAVLEGRN; encoded by the coding sequence ATGACAGATATCGCAGTCGTCGGGTTCGCGCACGCACCACACGTGCGCGAGACCACCGGCACCACCAACGGCGTCGAGATGCTGGTCCCTTGCTTCCAGCAACTGTACGAGGAGCTCGGGATCACCAAGTCCGACATCGGTTTCTGGTGTTCGGGCTCGTCGGACTACCTGGCGGGGCGTTCGTTCTCCTTCATCTCCGCCGTCGATTCGATCGGTGCGGTACCGCCGATCAACGAATCGCACGTCGAGATGGACGCGGCCTGGGCGTTCTACGAGGCCTGGGTCAAGATCATGACCGGCGAGGTCGACACCGCGCTCGTCTACGGTTTCGGCAAGTCGTCGGCGGGCAACCTCCGCAAGGTCCTGTCGATGCAGCTCGACCCCTATCTGGTCGCGCCACTGGCGCTCGACTCGGTGTCGCTCGCCGGACTGCAGGCCCGTCTCGGGCTGGACGCCGGGAAGTGGACGTCCGAGGAGATGGCGGCCGTGGCCGCGCGCAGCCGGGCCGCCGCCGAGAGCAATCCGAACACCCAACTGTCGGGGCACGTCGACATCAACGCGCTGCTCGCCAGCCCGTTCGTCGCGGATCCGTTGCGTGCCCACGATTGCGCGCCCATCACGGACGGTGCCGCCGCGGTCGTGCTCGCGGCCGGCGACCGCGCGCGTGAACTGTGCGAGCGGCCGGCGTGGATCACCGGGGTCGACCATCGGATCGACTCCCCCAACTTCGGTGCCCGCGACCTGACGGTCTCACCCTCGACGACGGCCTCTGCCCGCGCCGCCACCGGCGGGGACGTCGGCGGAATCGACGTGGCCGAACTGCACGGACCGTTCACTCATCAGGAACTGATCCTCCGCGAGGCCATCGGACTGTCCGACGCGACGACGATCAACCCGTCGGGCGGCCCGCTGAGCGGGAACCCGATGTTCTCGGCGGGTCTGGAACGCATAGGTTACGCAGCCAAGGCCATCATGGACGGCAACGCCGGGCGCACGCTGGCGCACGCCACGAGTGGTGCTGTGCTGCAACAGAATCTGGTCGCAGTCTTGGAGGGACGCAACTGA
- a CDS encoding cytochrome P450, with protein sequence MVQPNLPEGFDFTDPDIYAERIPYQEFAELRKTAPIWWNPQPPEIGGFHDDGYWVVSKLEDVKEVSRRSDVFSTHENTAIVRFADDIPRENIEMQRFILINKDAPEHTKLRKLVSRGFTPRAINSLREELTERAEKIVKAAAESGAGDFVTQVACELPLQAIAELLGVPQEDRLKVFDWSNQMTGYDDPELDIDPNAASMEILGYAYQMADERKKCPAEDIVTTLIEADIDGNELSPEEFGFFVILLAVAGNETTRNAITHGMMAFLDHPDQWELYKKERPKTAADEIVRWATPVNSFQRTALEDTELGGVHIKKGQRVVMLYGSANFDEDAFENPEKFDIMRENNPHVGFGGTGAHFCLGANLARLEIDLIFNAIADHLPDISKLGDPRRLRSGWLNGIKEFQVDYNTASGGCPVRH encoded by the coding sequence GTGGTGCAGCCCAATCTTCCAGAGGGTTTCGACTTCACCGACCCGGACATCTACGCAGAGCGCATTCCTTACCAGGAGTTCGCCGAACTGCGGAAGACTGCCCCGATCTGGTGGAACCCGCAGCCGCCGGAGATCGGTGGCTTCCACGACGACGGCTACTGGGTCGTCAGCAAGCTCGAGGACGTCAAGGAGGTGTCGCGGCGCAGCGACGTGTTCTCCACCCACGAGAACACCGCGATCGTGCGCTTCGCCGACGACATTCCGCGCGAGAACATCGAGATGCAGCGCTTCATCCTCATCAACAAGGACGCTCCCGAGCACACGAAACTCCGCAAACTCGTCTCCCGCGGCTTCACGCCCCGGGCGATCAACAGCCTGCGCGAAGAACTCACCGAACGCGCCGAGAAGATCGTGAAGGCCGCGGCGGAATCGGGTGCCGGCGACTTCGTCACCCAGGTGGCGTGTGAGCTTCCGCTGCAGGCGATCGCCGAACTGCTCGGTGTGCCGCAGGAGGATCGACTGAAGGTGTTCGACTGGTCGAACCAGATGACGGGCTACGACGACCCCGAACTGGACATCGACCCGAACGCCGCATCGATGGAGATCCTCGGCTACGCGTACCAGATGGCGGACGAGCGCAAGAAGTGCCCCGCCGAAGACATCGTCACGACGCTGATCGAAGCGGACATCGATGGAAATGAGCTTTCTCCTGAGGAATTCGGCTTCTTCGTGATCCTGCTGGCGGTCGCCGGCAACGAGACCACCCGCAATGCCATCACACACGGCATGATGGCATTCCTGGACCATCCCGATCAGTGGGAGCTCTACAAGAAGGAGCGTCCCAAGACGGCGGCGGACGAGATCGTCCGGTGGGCGACCCCGGTCAACTCGTTCCAGCGCACCGCACTGGAAGACACCGAACTCGGCGGAGTGCACATCAAGAAGGGGCAGCGAGTCGTAATGCTCTACGGCTCCGCGAATTTCGATGAAGACGCGTTCGAGAACCCGGAGAAGTTCGACATCATGCGGGAGAACAACCCGCACGTCGGGTTCGGCGGCACCGGTGCCCACTTCTGCCTCGGCGCCAATCTGGCGCGACTCGAGATCGACCTGATCTTCAATGCGATTGCGGATCACCTGCCCGACATCAGTAAGCTGGGAGATCCGCGGCGGTTGCGCTCGGGCTGGCTCAACGGCATCAAGGAGTTTCAGGTCGATTACAACACTGCGTCAGGCGGTTGCCCGGTCAGGCACTGA
- a CDS encoding Zn-ribbon domain-containing OB-fold protein, producing MGKSAVAEKFSNEPLSAPLKLQFDYTRSVGPTIGAFVTALRDRKVIGARGSDGRVYVPPPEFDPDTAEPLTDFVGVSDAGTVVSWTWMPEPIAGQPLTTPFAWALIKLDGADTSLAHAVDVDSPAGMSTGMRVRARWVTDRVGRIQDIVCFEPGESTNEPGPSTESDPVTMVTTPIDLDYLHSASAEESYYLRGLKAGRLIGGRTGPGGKVYIPPRSANPTDGIPTKEQVELPDRGIVTTFCIVNVPFLGQRIKPPYVAAYVLLDGADIAFLHLILDCDAADVRMGMRVEAKWKPREEWGYTLENIEYFRPTGEPDAEYDTYKHHL from the coding sequence ATGGGAAAGAGCGCGGTGGCCGAAAAATTCTCGAACGAACCGTTGAGCGCCCCGCTGAAACTTCAATTCGACTACACCCGATCGGTGGGTCCGACCATCGGTGCGTTCGTGACCGCGCTGCGCGACCGCAAGGTCATCGGTGCCCGCGGCTCGGACGGACGCGTCTACGTGCCACCGCCCGAATTCGACCCGGACACCGCCGAACCTCTCACCGATTTCGTCGGGGTATCGGACGCCGGGACGGTGGTGAGCTGGACGTGGATGCCGGAACCGATTGCCGGACAGCCACTCACCACCCCGTTCGCGTGGGCCCTGATCAAACTGGACGGCGCCGACACGTCGCTGGCGCACGCCGTGGACGTCGACTCCCCCGCCGGTATGAGCACCGGCATGCGGGTGCGGGCGCGATGGGTGACGGATCGCGTCGGACGCATCCAGGACATCGTGTGCTTCGAACCCGGCGAGTCGACGAACGAACCCGGGCCGTCCACCGAGTCGGATCCGGTCACGATGGTCACGACGCCGATCGATCTCGACTACCTGCACTCCGCCTCCGCCGAGGAGAGCTACTACCTCCGAGGGTTGAAGGCGGGCAGGCTGATCGGTGGCCGCACCGGACCGGGCGGCAAGGTGTACATCCCGCCGCGCAGCGCCAACCCCACCGACGGCATCCCGACGAAGGAGCAGGTGGAACTGCCCGACCGGGGCATCGTCACCACGTTCTGCATCGTGAACGTCCCCTTCCTCGGACAGCGCATCAAGCCGCCGTACGTCGCCGCCTACGTGCTGCTCGACGGCGCGGACATCGCGTTCCTGCACCTGATCCTCGACTGCGACGCCGCCGACGTGCGGATGGGCATGCGCGTGGAGGCCAAGTGGAAGCCACGCGAGGAGTGGGGTTACACCCTCGAGAACATCGAGTACTTCAGGCCGACGGGTGAGCCCGACGCCGAGTACGACACCTACAAACACCACCTGTAA
- a CDS encoding nitroreductase family deazaflavin-dependent oxidoreductase has translation MNAPAAARPEPNSPRSARPPGLDSKWTVSAIKWMSKINVVLYRRTGGRLGSTWRVGSAFPRGLPVCLLTTTGRKSGEPRISPLLFLEDGDRIILVASQGGLPKHPMWYLNLRANPDVTVQVKSRVRPMTAHVADPGERADLWPRLVDMYADFDNYQAWTDRTIPVVVCTPR, from the coding sequence ATGAATGCACCCGCCGCCGCTCGCCCCGAGCCAAATTCCCCTCGCTCCGCTCGACCGCCCGGCCTCGACTCGAAGTGGACCGTCTCCGCCATCAAGTGGATGTCGAAGATCAACGTCGTGCTGTACCGGCGGACGGGCGGGCGACTGGGCAGCACGTGGCGGGTCGGCAGTGCCTTCCCGCGCGGTCTGCCCGTCTGCCTGCTCACCACCACCGGCCGCAAGAGCGGCGAGCCGCGGATCAGCCCGCTGCTGTTCCTCGAGGACGGCGACCGCATCATCCTCGTCGCCTCGCAGGGCGGCCTCCCGAAGCATCCGATGTGGTATCTCAATCTCCGCGCGAATCCCGACGTGACCGTCCAGGTGAAGTCGCGGGTGCGGCCGATGACCGCCCACGTGGCCGATCCCGGGGAACGCGCGGACCTGTGGCCGCGGCTCGTGGACATGTACGCCGACTTCGACAACTACCAGGCCTGGACCGACCGCACGATCCCAGTCGTCGTCTGCACGCCCCGATAG
- a CDS encoding acyl-CoA synthetase, giving the protein MAYNLADLFEHSVDAMPERVALICGARSVTYRELEDRANRLAHHFLDAGLTAGSHIGVHLHNSVETMETLLAAYKIRAIPVNINYRYTSDELAYVYGHAELDAVVHHRIYASRVAEVLPSLPRIRHTVVGEDDLGGVGLPSDSMPYEEALSGSGDRDFGDRSSEDLFIMYTGGTTGRPKGVVWTHEAIWRVLAGGLDFYTGESIDDEYQQSRVGSQEEPTLWFAVPPLIHAAAMMPTFTALFSGNTVLLESKFDADRTWELVERHRVQILIITGDAMGRPLIEAHRPSRTDTSSLGVVASGAALFSPVIKDAFLDAFPGLLVSDSIGASETGFGGIGFATKGEKQVGGPRVPAGRYALVLDDNDVPVAPGSGTDGWFAKGGYVPLGYYNDPEKTREIFREVDGRPVVVTGDRARIEADGSITLLGRGNMVINTGGEKVFAEEVESAVKAYRDVYDAIVVGVPDERWGHRVSAVVQARNGRGVDFAGLEEHVRQSLAGYKIPRLVWVEQTVQRTPSGKPDYRWAQGVTKQRDPDHRT; this is encoded by the coding sequence GTGGCCTACAACCTTGCGGACCTCTTCGAGCATTCCGTGGACGCGATGCCGGAGCGGGTGGCACTGATCTGTGGCGCCCGTAGCGTCACCTACCGGGAACTGGAAGACCGGGCCAACAGACTGGCCCACCACTTCCTGGACGCGGGGCTGACCGCCGGTTCGCACATCGGCGTGCACCTGCACAATTCGGTCGAGACCATGGAGACGTTGCTGGCGGCGTACAAGATTCGCGCGATCCCGGTCAACATCAACTACCGCTACACCAGCGACGAACTCGCCTACGTCTACGGCCACGCGGAACTCGACGCCGTCGTCCACCATCGGATCTACGCCTCGCGCGTCGCGGAGGTCCTGCCGTCGTTGCCGAGGATCCGGCACACCGTCGTCGGCGAGGACGATCTCGGCGGAGTCGGCCTGCCCAGCGACTCGATGCCGTACGAGGAGGCGCTGTCCGGCAGCGGCGACCGGGACTTCGGCGATCGCAGCTCCGAAGACCTGTTCATCATGTACACGGGCGGCACCACGGGACGTCCCAAAGGAGTGGTGTGGACGCACGAGGCGATCTGGCGGGTTCTCGCGGGCGGGCTCGACTTCTACACCGGTGAGTCGATCGACGACGAATACCAGCAGTCGCGGGTGGGGTCGCAGGAGGAACCGACGCTGTGGTTTGCCGTGCCGCCGCTGATCCACGCGGCCGCGATGATGCCGACGTTCACCGCGTTGTTCAGCGGCAACACCGTGCTGCTGGAATCGAAGTTCGACGCCGACCGGACGTGGGAGCTCGTCGAGCGGCACCGGGTGCAGATCCTCATCATCACCGGAGACGCGATGGGGCGGCCGCTGATCGAGGCGCATCGACCCTCACGCACCGACACGTCGAGCCTGGGTGTCGTGGCATCCGGGGCCGCGCTGTTCTCCCCGGTGATCAAGGACGCCTTCCTCGACGCGTTCCCGGGACTGCTGGTCTCCGATTCCATCGGCGCCTCCGAAACCGGTTTCGGCGGAATCGGTTTCGCGACCAAGGGGGAGAAACAGGTAGGTGGGCCCCGGGTGCCCGCCGGACGCTACGCCCTGGTGCTCGACGACAACGACGTGCCCGTCGCACCGGGCTCCGGGACGGACGGCTGGTTCGCGAAGGGCGGGTACGTCCCCCTCGGCTACTACAACGACCCGGAGAAGACCCGGGAGATCTTCCGGGAAGTCGACGGGCGACCCGTCGTCGTCACCGGCGACCGCGCGCGAATCGAGGCCGACGGATCGATCACCCTGCTCGGCCGGGGCAACATGGTGATCAACACCGGTGGCGAGAAGGTGTTCGCCGAAGAGGTCGAGAGCGCGGTCAAGGCGTACCGCGACGTCTACGACGCCATCGTCGTCGGCGTCCCCGACGAACGCTGGGGTCACCGCGTCTCCGCGGTCGTGCAGGCACGCAACGGTCGAGGCGTCGACTTCGCCGGGCTCGAGGAACACGTACGGCAGAGCCTCGCCGGCTACAAGATTCCGCGTCTGGTGTGGGTGGAGCAGACTGTCCAGCGCACGCCGAGCGGCAAACCCGACTACCGGTGGGCGCAGGGCGTCACCAAACAGCGCGACCCCGACCACCGCACGTGA
- a CDS encoding ferredoxin, with the protein MKIEADLDLCQGHAVCEMEAPDVFAVPKHGKVEILDTDPPEKLRAEVESAVRFCPTQALRILADNDSEGDA; encoded by the coding sequence ATGAAAATCGAAGCCGACCTCGACCTGTGTCAGGGTCATGCCGTGTGCGAGATGGAGGCGCCCGATGTCTTCGCCGTCCCGAAGCACGGCAAGGTCGAGATCCTCGACACCGACCCCCCGGAGAAACTGCGTGCCGAGGTGGAGAGCGCCGTGCGCTTCTGCCCCACCCAGGCCCTGCGGATCCTCGCGGACAACGACTCAGAAGGAGATGCCTGA
- a CDS encoding TIGR03619 family F420-dependent LLM class oxidoreductase has translation MKFTVGIAMNPLDQLPALAKTAEECGFSSIALPDSLFFMEKQSADYPYTPDGSRMWTEETPWVDPLIAAAAMGAVTSKIEFYTQVLKLGSRNPVLLARQVGSVANLIGNRFGFGVGIGWAPEEFEWCGVPYAKRGARVDEMIDVIKLILGGGMVEYHGEFYDFDRLQMSPAPTKPVPFYVGGHTDVALRRAARVGDGWTSAMIKFDDLVQVIARLRELREEYGRADLPYEIQTVCIDRFGKDGYAELEDAGVTDTIVVPWVFDGIGFDGPIEAKQESLRKFADQYIG, from the coding sequence GTGAAATTCACCGTCGGCATCGCCATGAATCCCCTCGATCAGTTGCCGGCTCTCGCGAAGACAGCCGAAGAGTGCGGGTTCTCGTCCATCGCACTCCCCGACTCGCTGTTCTTCATGGAGAAGCAGAGCGCCGACTACCCGTACACCCCGGACGGCTCCCGGATGTGGACCGAGGAGACGCCGTGGGTGGATCCGCTGATCGCGGCGGCCGCGATGGGTGCGGTGACGTCGAAGATCGAGTTCTACACCCAGGTCCTCAAGCTGGGTTCCCGCAATCCGGTGCTCCTGGCCCGCCAGGTGGGATCGGTGGCGAACCTCATCGGCAACCGGTTCGGGTTCGGCGTCGGGATCGGCTGGGCACCGGAGGAATTCGAGTGGTGCGGGGTGCCGTACGCGAAGCGCGGTGCACGCGTCGACGAGATGATCGACGTCATCAAGCTGATCCTCGGCGGCGGGATGGTCGAGTATCACGGTGAGTTCTACGACTTCGACCGCCTGCAGATGAGCCCCGCCCCGACGAAGCCGGTGCCGTTCTACGTCGGCGGGCACACCGATGTGGCCCTGCGCCGTGCGGCCCGGGTGGGTGACGGCTGGACGTCGGCGATGATCAAGTTCGACGATCTCGTCCAGGTCATCGCGCGATTGCGGGAACTCCGCGAGGAGTACGGCCGCGCCGATCTTCCGTACGAGATCCAGACCGTCTGCATCGACCGTTTCGGCAAGGACGGGTACGCCGAACTCGAGGACGCCGGAGTCACCGACACGATCGTCGTTCCCTGGGTGTTCGACGGCATCGGCTTCGACGGACCGATCGAGGCCAAGCAGGAGTCGCTGCGTAAGTTCGCCGACCAGTACATCGGATAG
- a CDS encoding thiolase domain-containing protein, producing the protein MANQLAAVLGTGQTHYVAKRHDVSMAGLVREAIDRAMEDARVGWDDIDAVVIGKAPDLFEGSMMPELAMSDALGANGKPLLRVHTAGSVGGSTACVASSLVKSGVHTRVLTVAWEKQSESNAMWALSTPIPFHMPVGAGAGGYFAPHVRSYIRRSGAPDHIGAMVAVKDRLNGSLNPYAHLKQPDITLESVQASQMLWDPIRYDETCPSSDGACALVIGNEEAAEQVTADGREVAWIHATAMRTEPTTFAGRDQVNPQAGRDAAAALWKAAGIKDPLDEIDVAEIYVPFSWFEPMWLENLGFVAEGEGWKLTEAGETAIGGRLPLNASGGVLSSNPIGASGMIRFAEAAMQVMHRAGDHQVKDARKALGHAYGGGSQYFSMWVVGSDRPNN; encoded by the coding sequence ATGGCGAATCAATTGGCCGCCGTACTGGGCACTGGTCAGACCCATTACGTGGCGAAACGGCACGACGTGTCCATGGCCGGGCTGGTGCGCGAGGCGATCGACCGCGCGATGGAAGACGCGCGGGTGGGCTGGGACGATATCGACGCCGTCGTGATCGGGAAGGCCCCCGACCTGTTCGAGGGGTCGATGATGCCGGAGCTCGCGATGTCGGACGCGCTGGGCGCCAACGGCAAACCGCTCCTGCGTGTGCACACGGCGGGCTCGGTCGGCGGATCGACCGCGTGCGTGGCGTCGAGCCTCGTGAAGTCGGGGGTGCACACGCGGGTGCTGACGGTGGCGTGGGAGAAACAGTCGGAGTCGAACGCGATGTGGGCCCTGTCCACCCCGATCCCGTTCCACATGCCGGTCGGCGCCGGCGCGGGCGGCTACTTTGCCCCGCACGTCCGCTCGTACATCCGGCGGTCGGGGGCACCCGATCACATCGGCGCGATGGTGGCGGTGAAGGACCGGCTGAACGGCAGCCTCAACCCCTACGCCCACCTCAAGCAGCCCGACATCACCCTCGAATCCGTGCAGGCCTCGCAGATGCTGTGGGACCCGATCCGCTATGACGAGACGTGCCCGTCCTCGGACGGCGCCTGCGCCCTGGTGATCGGCAACGAGGAGGCCGCCGAGCAGGTCACCGCCGACGGTCGTGAGGTCGCGTGGATTCACGCCACCGCGATGCGCACCGAGCCCACCACGTTCGCCGGACGCGACCAGGTGAATCCGCAGGCGGGCCGGGACGCCGCGGCCGCGCTGTGGAAGGCGGCCGGGATCAAGGATCCGCTCGACGAGATCGACGTCGCCGAAATCTACGTTCCCTTCTCCTGGTTCGAACCGATGTGGCTCGAGAATCTCGGCTTCGTCGCCGAGGGTGAGGGATGGAAACTCACCGAGGCGGGCGAGACGGCCATCGGCGGTCGGCTTCCGCTCAACGCGTCCGGCGGCGTGCTGTCGTCCAACCCGATCGGCGCCTCCGGGATGATCCGGTTCGCCGAGGCGGCGATGCAGGTGATGCACCGCGCCGGCGACCACCAGGTGAAGGACGCACGCAAGGCGCTCGGACACGCCTACGGCGGCGGTTCGCAGTACTTCTCGATGTGGGTGGTCGGTTCCGACCGGCCGAACAACTAG
- a CDS encoding steroid 3-ketoacyl-CoA thiolase, whose product MGTPVIVEAVRTPIGKRGGWLSGLHAAEILGAAQRGILDRSGIDPELVEQVIGGCVTQAGAQSNNITRTAWLHAGLPWQVGATTIDCQCGSAQQANHLVAGLIATDAIDVGIACGIEAMSQVPLGANVGENAGPRRPADWDIDMPNQFEAAERIARRRGITRVDVEALGVRSQARAKQAWDEGRFDREVLHVTAPVVDKDGTLTGEIQVVSRDQGLRDTTAESLARLKPVLEGGIHTAGTSSQISDGAAAVMLMDEARARELGLTPRARIISQALVGSEPEFHLDGPVQATARVLERSGMKIGDLDLFEVNEAFASVLLSWASVHGPDMDRVNVNGGALALGHPVGSTGSRLITTALHELERTDGSTALITMCAGGALATGTIIERI is encoded by the coding sequence GTGGGCACACCAGTAATCGTCGAGGCCGTACGCACCCCGATCGGAAAGCGCGGTGGCTGGCTGTCCGGATTACACGCCGCCGAGATCCTCGGCGCCGCTCAGCGGGGCATCCTCGACCGCTCCGGCATCGACCCCGAACTGGTGGAACAGGTCATCGGCGGTTGCGTCACACAGGCCGGCGCACAGTCGAACAACATCACCCGGACCGCGTGGCTGCATGCCGGGCTGCCCTGGCAGGTCGGCGCCACCACGATCGACTGCCAGTGCGGCTCCGCCCAGCAGGCCAACCACCTCGTCGCGGGATTGATCGCCACCGACGCCATCGACGTCGGAATCGCCTGCGGCATCGAAGCGATGAGCCAGGTGCCGCTCGGCGCGAACGTCGGCGAGAACGCCGGCCCACGTCGGCCCGCAGACTGGGACATCGACATGCCCAACCAGTTCGAGGCCGCAGAACGTATCGCCCGTCGCCGCGGAATCACCCGCGTCGACGTCGAAGCCCTCGGCGTACGTTCGCAGGCCCGCGCCAAGCAGGCCTGGGACGAAGGCCGATTCGACCGGGAAGTGCTGCACGTGACCGCACCCGTCGTCGACAAGGACGGCACGCTCACCGGTGAGATACAGGTGGTCAGCCGCGATCAGGGTCTGCGCGACACCACCGCGGAATCGCTCGCCAGGCTGAAGCCCGTTCTCGAGGGCGGCATTCACACCGCGGGCACGTCGTCGCAGATCTCCGACGGTGCCGCCGCCGTCATGCTGATGGACGAGGCCCGGGCCCGCGAACTCGGACTGACGCCGCGGGCGCGGATCATCTCCCAGGCGCTCGTCGGCTCCGAACCCGAATTCCACCTCGACGGACCTGTACAGGCCACGGCCCGCGTCCTCGAACGCAGCGGTATGAAGATCGGCGACCTCGACCTGTTCGAGGTGAACGAGGCCTTCGCGTCGGTGCTGCTGTCGTGGGCGTCGGTGCACGGGCCCGACATGGATCGGGTCAACGTCAACGGCGGGGCGCTCGCGCTCGGCCATCCCGTCGGCAGCACCGGGTCTCGTCTGATCACCACCGCGCTGCACGAACTCGAACGCACCGACGGATCGACCGCGCTGATCACGATGTGCGCGGGCGGCGCACTCGCCACCGGCACCATCATCGAGCGGATCTAG
- a CDS encoding nuclear transport factor 2 family protein: MAPFDRAELDEMVQRWVDENKRCESLGDWKPLAEMYTEDATYGWNYGPKDDFMAVGRDEIRDLALGQEMDGLEGWEYPYQQFVVDDRSGDVIGFWKQVSERTRDDGTHYQVTGIGGSWFRYGGNFQWSWQRDFFDFGNVSSLFLEMITNNAMSDGMNARIQRATSGRLPGWYPVGQAPVPLW; the protein is encoded by the coding sequence ATGGCCCCTTTCGACCGCGCCGAACTCGACGAGATGGTGCAGCGCTGGGTGGACGAGAACAAGCGGTGCGAATCGCTCGGCGACTGGAAGCCGCTCGCCGAGATGTACACCGAGGACGCCACGTACGGATGGAATTACGGGCCGAAGGACGACTTCATGGCCGTCGGCCGGGACGAGATCCGCGACCTGGCGCTCGGACAGGAAATGGACGGGCTCGAGGGCTGGGAGTATCCGTACCAGCAGTTCGTCGTCGACGATCGCAGCGGCGACGTCATCGGATTCTGGAAGCAGGTGTCCGAGCGCACCCGCGACGACGGCACGCACTACCAGGTCACCGGAATCGGTGGCAGCTGGTTCCGGTACGGCGGCAACTTCCAATGGTCCTGGCAGCGTGACTTCTTCGACTTCGGCAACGTCTCCAGCCTGTTCCTCGAGATGATCACGAACAACGCCATGTCCGACGGCATGAACGCGCGGATCCAGCGCGCGACGTCCGGCCGGTTGCCGGGCTGGTATCCCGTCGGGCAGGCCCCGGTTCCGCTGTGGTGA
- a CDS encoding GNAT family N-acetyltransferase, which translates to MSTQVQDRIHDRRELTAVLLRALEQRHEVLDAIVDSEDHAEALTTVAGLLDTTEAYAEAVLNLTFRRLTKVERLRIQTELKDLDATLEWTASDRPASTGRNFRLRPFTQTEEDAELFRRRCAEQVDDAGTQWSEERIEKERAEGLSRVDDESAAWFVCEDTAENTAVGLVFGELSGREVDVAIWISPDARKKGYGTAAVKHSRQELAAEFPGTVLVVRAPA; encoded by the coding sequence ATGAGTACACAGGTTCAAGATCGGATACATGACCGTCGCGAGCTCACCGCGGTCCTGCTGCGCGCACTCGAGCAGCGCCACGAGGTTCTCGATGCCATCGTCGACAGCGAGGACCACGCCGAGGCCCTCACCACTGTCGCCGGACTCCTCGACACCACCGAGGCATACGCGGAGGCCGTCCTCAACCTGACGTTCCGGCGGCTCACCAAGGTCGAGCGGCTGCGCATCCAGACGGAACTGAAAGACCTCGATGCCACGCTGGAATGGACCGCGAGCGACCGGCCGGCGAGTACCGGCCGCAACTTCCGTCTGCGCCCGTTCACGCAGACCGAGGAGGACGCCGAGCTGTTCCGGCGCCGCTGCGCCGAACAGGTCGACGACGCGGGCACGCAGTGGTCCGAGGAGCGGATCGAGAAGGAACGCGCCGAAGGCCTGAGCCGGGTCGACGACGAGTCCGCGGCATGGTTCGTGTGTGAGGACACCGCGGAGAACACGGCGGTCGGCCTGGTGTTCGGCGAACTGTCGGGACGTGAGGTCGACGTCGCGATCTGGATCTCGCCCGACGCCCGGAAGAAGGGCTACGGCACCGCGGCCGTGAAGCACAGCCGTCAGGAACTCGCCGCGGAGTTCCCGGGAACGGTCCTGGTCGTCCGCGCTCCAGCCTGA
- a CDS encoding nuclear transport factor 2 family protein: MTTNDHPARLAGQASREAASGRRKDEWLALFAEDACVEDPVGPSGFDPEGKGHHGLDAISRFYDMTIATTESLEFLITDSLVCGNENVNIGTIRSTVAGSQIDAEGVFIYRVNDEGKITSLRAFWEVDRAMKTLRKI, encoded by the coding sequence ATGACGACGAACGACCATCCCGCCCGCCTCGCCGGGCAGGCTTCCCGCGAGGCCGCCAGCGGCAGGCGCAAGGACGAGTGGCTGGCCCTGTTCGCCGAGGACGCGTGCGTGGAAGACCCCGTCGGCCCTTCGGGTTTCGACCCCGAAGGCAAGGGTCACCACGGCCTCGACGCGATCTCCCGGTTCTACGACATGACGATCGCGACCACCGAATCGCTCGAGTTCCTCATCACCGATTCACTGGTTTGCGGTAACGAGAACGTGAACATCGGGACCATCCGGTCCACGGTCGCGGGATCACAGATCGACGCCGAGGGTGTGTTCATCTACCGCGTGAACGACGAAGGCAAGATCACGTCGCTGCGGGCCTTCTGGGAGGTCGATCGGGCGATGAAGACACTGCGTAAGATCTGA